One region of Chryseobacterium muglaense genomic DNA includes:
- a CDS encoding S9 family peptidase encodes MKLYKFSLLMVVLGGTAFAQTQKFTMAEAVNGMRTNLAVKNISQFSWSSDSKSYIQAVKGGYLMTDLKTNKQDTLISLSQLNKNFADKKLKGLPPVKFINNSEAYLTANNQMYWLEKSGNDWKVKRSVTLGDNPANVKTLADNQTLVYTKNNNLFINKNGKEVAITNDSNENILNGASNVHRNEFGIDTGIFPSPNSENVAFYRMDQTMVADYPVIDWSVTPAVNTNIKYPMAGKTSHEVTLGVYNIKNQSTTFLKVEGEKDQYLTAVTWSPDSKFIFVGVLNRGQNHLKMNKYDAVTGNFINTLFEETSDKYVEPQHPLTFFPNSNTDFIWQSQRSGYNHLFHYSLEKGLIAQITKGDWLVTDILGFNEKKKEIYYVSTQDNPTEKHLYRINWNTFKTQRMDNAEGVHSGVLSSDGNYLYDTYSNASTPRVADILNTTTLKATNLLKSDNPLKNYDRPEIKNINLKADDGTILYGKVILPTNFDPNKKYPAIVYLYNGPHLQLVTNTFPASGNLWYEYMAQNGYVIFTMDGRGSSNRGLKFEQAVFRNLGTTEMEDQMKGVNYLKSLPYVDSERMGIHGWSFGGFMTTSFMLRKPDVFKVGVAGGPVIDWSMYEIMYGERYMDTPQENPQGYATSNLLDKVQNLQGKLLMIHGAQDDVVVWQHSMKFIKSAVDHGVQMDYFVYPGHPHNVVGKDRVHLMQKVTDYFDLYLKK; translated from the coding sequence ATGAAATTATATAAATTTTCTTTATTGATGGTTGTTTTGGGTGGAACGGCTTTTGCTCAAACCCAGAAATTTACCATGGCGGAAGCTGTAAACGGGATGAGAACTAATCTTGCGGTAAAAAATATTTCGCAGTTTTCATGGTCAAGCGACAGTAAATCTTATATTCAGGCAGTAAAAGGCGGGTATTTGATGACAGATCTAAAGACCAATAAGCAGGATACTTTGATATCTTTATCTCAACTGAACAAAAATTTTGCAGATAAAAAACTGAAGGGTCTTCCTCCTGTAAAATTTATCAACAATTCTGAAGCTTATCTTACGGCTAATAATCAAATGTATTGGCTGGAGAAATCAGGAAATGATTGGAAAGTAAAGCGTTCGGTAACTTTAGGAGATAATCCTGCGAATGTAAAAACACTTGCTGATAATCAGACTTTGGTTTATACTAAAAACAATAATCTATTCATCAATAAAAACGGAAAAGAAGTTGCGATAACGAATGATTCTAACGAAAATATTCTGAATGGTGCTTCTAATGTTCACAGAAACGAGTTTGGAATTGACACCGGAATTTTCCCTTCTCCCAATTCTGAAAATGTAGCGTTTTATAGAATGGATCAGACCATGGTCGCAGATTACCCTGTAATTGACTGGTCTGTAACGCCTGCAGTGAATACCAATATTAAATATCCGATGGCTGGAAAAACTTCTCATGAAGTGACATTGGGAGTTTATAATATTAAAAACCAGTCTACCACTTTCCTTAAAGTAGAAGGTGAAAAAGATCAGTATTTAACAGCAGTTACCTGGAGCCCGGATTCTAAATTTATTTTTGTTGGGGTTTTAAACAGAGGTCAGAATCATTTAAAAATGAATAAATATGATGCTGTAACAGGAAATTTTATTAATACATTGTTCGAAGAAACGAGTGATAAATATGTTGAGCCTCAGCATCCGTTGACGTTTTTCCCGAATTCAAATACAGATTTTATCTGGCAAAGTCAGAGATCAGGATATAATCATTTGTTTCATTACAGTTTAGAAAAAGGACTTATTGCTCAAATTACAAAAGGCGATTGGTTGGTTACCGATATTTTAGGGTTTAATGAAAAGAAAAAAGAAATCTATTATGTTTCTACCCAAGATAATCCTACCGAAAAACATTTGTATAGAATCAACTGGAATACGTTCAAAACCCAGAGAATGGACAACGCAGAAGGTGTGCATTCAGGAGTTTTGAGCAGCGATGGTAATTATTTATATGATACTTACAGCAATGCATCGACCCCTAGAGTTGCAGATATTCTTAACACAACGACTTTAAAGGCGACTAATCTTTTGAAATCCGACAACCCATTGAAAAACTATGATCGTCCGGAAATTAAAAATATTAACCTGAAAGCAGATGACGGAACAATTTTGTATGGAAAAGTTATTCTTCCAACCAATTTCGATCCAAATAAAAAATATCCTGCTATTGTTTACTTGTACAATGGTCCACATTTACAGCTTGTAACCAATACTTTCCCTGCTTCAGGAAATCTTTGGTATGAATATATGGCTCAAAACGGATATGTTATTTTCACAATGGATGGAAGAGGTTCTTCAAACCGTGGACTTAAATTTGAGCAGGCTGTTTTCAGAAACTTAGGAACCACAGAGATGGAAGATCAGATGAAAGGCGTTAATTATCTGAAATCACTTCCTTATGTAGACTCCGAAAGAATGGGAATTCACGGATGGAGTTTTGGTGGATTTATGACAACAAGTTTTATGCTTCGCAAGCCTGATGTTTTCAAAGTAGGTGTTGCAGGTGGTCCTGTAATCGACTGGAGCATGTACGAGATTATGTACGGCGAAAGATATATGGATACTCCACAGGAAAATCCTCAAGGTTATGCAACTTCCAATCTCTTGGATAAAGTTCAGAACTTACAGGGGAAATTATTGATGATTCATGGAGCGCAGGATGATGTGGTGGTTTGGCAACATTCGATGAAATTCATTAAGTCTGCAGTGGATCACGGAGTTCAGATGGATTATTTTGTTTATCCGGGACATCCACACAATGTGGTTGGAAAAGATAGAGTGCATTTGATGCAAAAAGTGACCGATTATTTTGATTTATACTTAAAGAAATAA
- a CDS encoding ABC transporter ATP-binding protein, producing the protein MKKQDTWAIVKRLFFIGMKFRSWFIFTLIISIILSIVSTYRPYLTMQIVDNDITKLKDKALMMKHIYALVGLVFAETILNFFLVYFSNYISQNVIRDIRERLYNKLIYFRTAFFDKTPLGQLVTRAVGDVETIATVYTDGFLMVFGDVLRIIFVLFMMFQVDVHLSYISLAILPLMVVITRFFQKKLKKAFGDERTWTSNQNSFVQERLAGMPIIQVFNRQKAEFQKFDEINITLKSALLRTVFIFSLFFPVVELISSLFIGFVLFYGGYITISAGVVIAFIQFISMLIRPLRQIADRFNNIQRGIVGAERVLGVMDEDYEMPNTGTVKKDHFDGKIEFKDVHFAYDEKQEVLKGIDLKVNPGETVAIVGATGAGKSTIISLITRLYDINSGEIYIDDIELKDYELYNLRSHIGVVLQDVFLFHGSIYENLAFGDDEVTLEKIKAGAKEIEVDDFIESLPGGYEFVVSERGSSISLGQRQLLSFLRAYLSDPKILILDEATSSIDHESEKLIQRATEKITKNRTSIIIAHRLSTIEKADKIIVMEHGKIVEEGKHLELLDKNGYYSTLYKAQLRHEVEVEEK; encoded by the coding sequence ATGAAAAAACAAGATACCTGGGCAATTGTAAAAAGGCTTTTCTTCATTGGGATGAAGTTTCGTTCTTGGTTTATTTTTACCCTGATTATTTCCATCATATTATCCATCGTTTCTACTTACAGGCCTTATCTTACGATGCAGATTGTAGATAATGATATCACGAAGCTGAAAGATAAAGCTTTGATGATGAAGCATATTTATGCTTTGGTAGGATTGGTTTTTGCCGAAACGATTTTAAATTTCTTTTTAGTTTACTTTTCAAACTATATTTCGCAGAATGTTATCCGAGATATTCGTGAAAGACTTTATAACAAACTGATTTATTTCAGAACAGCTTTTTTTGATAAAACTCCATTGGGACAGTTGGTGACAAGAGCTGTAGGAGACGTAGAAACGATTGCAACGGTTTATACAGACGGTTTTCTGATGGTTTTTGGAGATGTTTTGAGAATTATCTTCGTATTATTTATGATGTTTCAGGTTGATGTGCATCTGAGTTATATTTCTCTTGCTATTTTACCTTTAATGGTTGTTATCACCCGTTTTTTTCAAAAGAAATTAAAGAAAGCATTTGGCGACGAAAGAACCTGGACTTCCAATCAAAACTCATTTGTGCAGGAAAGATTGGCCGGAATGCCGATTATTCAGGTTTTCAACAGACAGAAAGCTGAATTTCAAAAGTTTGATGAAATTAATATCACCTTAAAAAGTGCTTTACTGAGAACCGTTTTCATTTTCTCATTATTTTTCCCTGTTGTTGAACTAATTTCTTCACTTTTCATTGGTTTTGTCCTTTTCTACGGAGGTTATATTACAATCAGTGCGGGTGTTGTGATTGCATTTATTCAGTTTATTTCGATGTTGATTCGTCCTTTGCGACAAATCGCAGACCGTTTCAACAATATCCAGCGCGGAATTGTAGGCGCAGAAAGAGTTTTAGGCGTGATGGATGAAGATTATGAAATGCCGAATACAGGAACCGTAAAAAAAGACCATTTCGATGGGAAAATAGAATTCAAAGACGTTCATTTTGCTTACGATGAGAAACAGGAAGTTTTAAAAGGAATTGATTTGAAAGTAAATCCTGGTGAAACGGTAGCAATTGTTGGTGCAACCGGAGCCGGTAAATCCACGATTATCAGTTTAATTACAAGATTGTACGATATCAATTCGGGTGAAATTTACATTGATGATATTGAGCTTAAAGATTATGAACTGTATAATCTGAGAAGTCATATTGGTGTGGTTTTACAGGATGTTTTCCTTTTCCATGGAAGTATTTATGAGAATCTTGCGTTTGGCGACGATGAGGTAACTTTAGAGAAAATAAAAGCTGGCGCAAAAGAAATTGAAGTGGATGATTTCATTGAAAGTCTTCCTGGCGGTTACGAATTTGTGGTAAGCGAAAGAGGTTCGTCTATTTCATTAGGACAGAGACAATTGCTTTCTTTCTTAAGAGCTTATTTATCAGATCCTAAAATTTTGATTTTAGATGAAGCAACTTCATCAATTGACCACGAAAGTGAAAAGCTAATTCAAAGAGCGACTGAGAAAATTACCAAAAACAGAACATCTATTATCATTGCTCACAGACTTTCAACCATTGAAAAAGCCGATAAAATTATCGTAATGGAGCATGGAAAAATTGTTGAAGAAGGTAAGCATCTGGAGCTTTTAGATAAAAACGGATATTATTCTACTTTATATAAAGCACAGCTGAGACACGAAGTTGAGGTAGAAGAAAAGTAA
- a CDS encoding alpha-amylase — MNPTMIQFFHWYSEGDGKLWKHAEEQAKYLSELGITSVWFPPAYKGTNGGYSVGYDAYDLFDLGEFNQKNSIATKYGTKNDYKKAIQSLKKNNIEVIVDVVLGHKAGGDELEKFKAVKVDENNREKIISSEIEIESYTKFTFPGRGKKYSDFEWNFTCFSGVDYAEGKDSHIYKIKSEYGDDWEEMIDDEKGNYDYLMFNDIEHRNPHVREELNNWAKWYFDETDFDGVRLDALKHISFEFYKEWLTMLRSNSGKNIFAVGEYWAPGQLNLLQKYIEATEGCMSLFDSSLQNNFHTASKEGDSYDLRNILSETLTEADPMHSVSLVDNHDTQPLQDLEAPVEAWFKPLAYALILLREKGYPCIFYPDLYGAHYKDKDREGNEQEIFLEKVDGIEELLKARKENAYGIQRDYFEDANCLGWIREGDEEHQGCAVVLSNKDAYEKPMEMGEKYIGKTFYDALGRFQEKVEIKEDGWADFPVPAGNVSVWIPE; from the coding sequence ATGAACCCAACCATGATCCAATTTTTCCACTGGTACTCAGAAGGAGACGGAAAACTATGGAAACACGCAGAAGAACAGGCAAAATATTTATCCGAACTCGGAATTACATCAGTATGGTTTCCTCCGGCTTATAAAGGTACAAACGGCGGATATTCTGTAGGCTACGATGCTTACGACCTTTTTGACCTTGGAGAGTTTAATCAAAAAAATTCAATAGCAACAAAATACGGAACCAAAAACGATTACAAAAAAGCAATTCAAAGCTTAAAGAAAAATAATATTGAGGTTATTGTAGATGTGGTTCTAGGTCATAAAGCAGGTGGTGATGAATTAGAAAAATTTAAAGCGGTAAAAGTTGATGAGAATAACCGTGAAAAAATCATTTCTTCAGAAATTGAAATAGAATCTTATACAAAATTTACTTTTCCTGGACGTGGAAAAAAATATTCAGATTTTGAATGGAATTTTACCTGCTTTAGCGGGGTTGATTATGCCGAAGGAAAAGATTCTCATATTTATAAAATCAAATCTGAATATGGGGACGACTGGGAAGAAATGATTGATGACGAAAAAGGAAACTACGATTATCTGATGTTTAACGATATCGAACACCGAAATCCTCATGTGCGTGAAGAGCTTAATAATTGGGCAAAATGGTATTTTGACGAAACAGATTTTGATGGTGTAAGACTGGATGCCTTAAAGCATATTTCATTTGAATTTTACAAAGAATGGCTAACGATGCTCCGTTCCAATTCCGGAAAAAATATTTTTGCAGTAGGTGAATACTGGGCTCCCGGACAATTAAATTTATTACAAAAATACATTGAAGCTACAGAAGGCTGCATGAGTCTTTTTGACAGTTCACTTCAAAATAATTTTCATACTGCATCTAAAGAAGGGGATTCTTATGATTTGAGAAATATTCTGTCTGAAACCTTAACAGAAGCGGACCCAATGCATTCTGTAAGTTTAGTTGATAATCACGACACGCAACCTTTGCAAGATTTGGAGGCTCCGGTTGAAGCTTGGTTCAAGCCTCTTGCTTATGCCCTTATTTTGTTGAGAGAAAAAGGGTATCCTTGTATTTTTTACCCTGACTTGTATGGAGCTCATTATAAAGATAAAGACCGTGAAGGAAATGAGCAGGAAATATTTTTAGAAAAAGTAGACGGTATTGAAGAGCTTTTAAAAGCTCGAAAAGAAAATGCTTACGGAATTCAAAGAGATTATTTTGAAGACGCTAATTGTTTAGGCTGGATTCGGGAAGGCGATGAAGAACATCAAGGTTGCGCAGTTGTTCTGAGCAATAAAGATGCATACGAAAAACCGATGGAAATGGGTGAAAAATACATTGGAAAAACTTTTTATGATGCCTTAGGAAGATTTCAGGAAAAAGTAGAGATAAAAGAAGATGGCTGGGCAGATTTTCCTGTCCCTGCAGGAAATGTGAGTGTTTGGATTCCTGAGTAA
- the deoD gene encoding purine-nucleoside phosphorylase, whose amino-acid sequence MSVHISAKKGEIAKVVLQPGDPLRAKYIAENFLENAKLVSQTRGIFYYTGTYKGKEISVGASGMGFPSIGIYSFELYTEYEVDTIIRIGTCGGYSSDVKLFDILNVENAASESTYAKYAWGFEEEIFSHQGNIFDIINETAEELGLKAKATNIHSSDIFYRKDPATPAIATKYNCPAVEMEAFGLFANAKHLGKNAATILTVSDIIPTQEFISADERETALKPMIELALEAALKVI is encoded by the coding sequence ATGAGCGTACACATCAGTGCAAAAAAGGGAGAGATTGCCAAAGTTGTTTTGCAACCGGGAGATCCGCTTCGTGCAAAATATATCGCAGAAAATTTTCTTGAAAACGCAAAATTAGTAAGCCAGACAAGAGGAATTTTTTATTACACCGGAACTTATAAAGGAAAAGAAATATCTGTGGGAGCAAGCGGAATGGGGTTCCCAAGTATCGGAATTTATTCTTTCGAGCTGTACACAGAATATGAAGTTGATACCATCATCAGAATCGGAACTTGTGGTGGATATTCTAGTGATGTAAAATTATTCGATATTCTTAATGTAGAAAACGCAGCCAGTGAAAGTACGTATGCAAAATATGCTTGGGGATTTGAGGAAGAGATTTTTTCTCACCAGGGAAATATTTTTGACATCATCAACGAAACTGCTGAAGAATTAGGGTTAAAAGCTAAAGCTACCAATATTCACAGTAGTGATATTTTTTACAGAAAAGATCCTGCAACTCCTGCAATTGCTACAAAATACAATTGTCCTGCAGTAGAAATGGAAGCTTTTGGATTGTTTGCCAACGCAAAACATTTAGGTAAAAATGCAGCAACTATTCTTACGGTTTCTGATATTATCCCTACTCAAGAATTTATTTCTGCTGACGAAAGAGAAACAGCTTTGAAACCAATGATTGAATTGGCTTTGGAAGCCGCTTTGAAAGTGATTTAA
- a CDS encoding TlpA family protein disulfide reductase, translating to MKQLLTFMMLSIFTLGSAQKIPQVLKTQFSKEALHQKLEDENGKNISVQEILNQHKGKVLVIDFWAGWCRDCLLALPKAEELEKKNPNIDFVFFSLERSKEKFDSSLERFNMKEKENYWFSTGWKNDFNNYIDLNWIPRYMVIDQKSNIAKYYAISPEDPEIQKTIDKLLK from the coding sequence ATGAAACAGCTGTTAACTTTTATGATGTTGAGTATTTTCACTTTAGGATCTGCACAAAAGATACCTCAAGTACTGAAAACTCAATTTTCAAAAGAAGCACTACATCAGAAACTGGAAGATGAAAATGGAAAAAACATCAGCGTTCAGGAAATACTAAATCAACATAAAGGAAAAGTTTTAGTGATCGACTTCTGGGCTGGTTGGTGCAGAGATTGCCTTCTAGCCTTACCCAAAGCCGAAGAATTAGAGAAAAAAAATCCGAACATTGATTTTGTTTTCTTTTCATTAGAAAGGTCAAAAGAGAAATTTGACAGCAGTTTGGAAAGATTTAATATGAAAGAAAAAGAAAACTACTGGTTTTCTACAGGCTGGAAAAATGATTTCAACAATTACATTGACTTGAACTGGATTCCGAGATATATGGTAATTGACCAAAAATCTAACATCGCAAAATATTATGCTATTTCTCCTGAAGACCCGGAAATTCAGAAGACAATTGATAAACTTTTAAAGTAA
- the lpxK gene encoding tetraacyldisaccharide 4'-kinase yields MKRWYLYPFSLGYHMVTGIRNTMYDLGIFKSTEFKTPIINVGNLSVGGSGKSPMVMYLAKSLSKHYRTGVLSRGYGRLTKGYDVTNYDSNYKTVGDEAMQLFERFKNRFVIAVSEDRVPGAKKVIEDMDLDVLILDDAMQHRAIKAGFNILMTDFNDPYFKDHLLPAGDLRESRAGSKRADVIMVSKCPDELTEETKQYYISRIKPERNQKVFFSSIGYDENVYSREKMLPDNNLNYYDILLITGIANPKPLLAHLAKFSQRVKHLKFRDHHNFTDADIKNIIEEYKKMGEYKLILTTEKDYVRLKTFDYLRDMVYYWPINVVIDKKEEFNQMIMNYVSKKQ; encoded by the coding sequence ATGAAAAGATGGTACCTCTACCCTTTTTCCTTAGGTTATCATATGGTTACGGGCATCCGCAACACCATGTATGACTTGGGAATTTTTAAGTCTACAGAATTTAAGACACCGATAATCAATGTCGGCAATCTTTCTGTGGGCGGAAGCGGAAAATCACCAATGGTGATGTATTTGGCAAAATCTTTATCTAAACATTACAGAACAGGCGTTCTTTCCAGAGGTTACGGAAGATTGACGAAAGGATATGATGTGACCAACTACGACAGCAATTATAAAACTGTGGGTGATGAAGCGATGCAGCTTTTTGAGCGTTTTAAAAACCGTTTTGTGATTGCCGTTTCCGAAGACCGAGTTCCCGGGGCCAAAAAAGTAATCGAAGATATGGATCTTGATGTTTTGATTCTTGATGATGCCATGCAGCACAGAGCCATCAAAGCGGGATTCAATATTTTAATGACCGATTTTAATGATCCTTATTTCAAAGATCATCTACTTCCGGCAGGAGATTTAAGAGAGTCGAGAGCAGGATCAAAAAGAGCAGATGTCATCATGGTGAGCAAATGCCCTGATGAGCTGACTGAGGAAACCAAGCAATATTATATCTCAAGAATAAAACCGGAGCGCAATCAAAAAGTATTTTTCTCATCCATCGGATACGACGAAAACGTCTATTCAAGAGAAAAAATGCTTCCGGATAATAACCTGAATTATTACGACATTCTTTTGATCACAGGAATTGCCAATCCAAAACCTTTATTGGCACATTTAGCAAAGTTTTCGCAACGTGTAAAGCACTTGAAATTCAGAGATCATCATAATTTTACTGATGCGGATATTAAAAATATCATCGAAGAGTACAAAAAAATGGGCGAATACAAATTAATCTTAACGACTGAAAAAGATTATGTACGATTGAAAACTTTCGATTATCTGCGAGATATGGTCTATTACTGGCCTATCAATGTGGTGATTGATAAAAAGGAAGAATTCAATCAAATGATTATGAATTACGTGAGTAAAAAACAATAG
- the truA gene encoding tRNA pseudouridine(38-40) synthase TruA, giving the protein MLRYFIEFSYNGKNYFGYQIQPKDISVQEELERALSTILQEKIKTTGAGRTDTGVHAKKMFAHFETNQVLNNQLTHKLNSFLPSDISIKRIFEVKDDFHARFDATFRTYEYYISLEKNSFTQDSAWQHWRKPLDINKMNEACKILFEYEDFTSFAKLHTDNKTNLCKMYKAEWEQNGTELKFTVSANRFLRNMVRAIVGTMVEVGSGKIQPEDVRKVIEDKNRSSAGTSAPAHALYLVDVGYKFD; this is encoded by the coding sequence ATTTTGAGATATTTTATAGAATTTTCATACAACGGAAAAAATTATTTTGGCTATCAGATTCAGCCGAAAGATATTTCCGTACAGGAAGAACTGGAACGAGCGCTTTCTACAATTTTACAAGAAAAAATTAAAACAACTGGAGCGGGCCGAACAGATACTGGAGTTCACGCCAAGAAAATGTTTGCCCATTTTGAAACGAATCAGGTTTTAAACAATCAGCTTACTCATAAACTGAATAGTTTTTTACCTTCTGATATTTCGATTAAAAGAATTTTTGAAGTAAAAGATGATTTTCATGCGCGTTTTGATGCGACTTTCAGGACGTATGAATATTATATTTCTTTAGAGAAAAATTCTTTTACACAGGATTCGGCTTGGCAACATTGGCGAAAACCTTTAGACATCAATAAAATGAATGAAGCCTGTAAGATTTTATTTGAATATGAAGATTTTACAAGTTTTGCAAAATTGCATACTGACAACAAAACTAATCTCTGCAAAATGTACAAAGCAGAATGGGAACAAAATGGAACCGAATTGAAATTTACCGTTTCAGCCAACCGTTTTCTGCGAAATATGGTAAGAGCCATTGTAGGGACAATGGTGGAAGTAGGTTCAGGAAAAATACAGCCGGAAGATGTTAGAAAAGTCATCGAAGATAAAAACCGAAGTTCTGCAGGAACTTCTGCACCGGCTCACGCGCTTTATTTAGTGGATGTAGGTTATAAATTTGATTGA
- the dinB gene encoding DNA polymerase IV gives MDSSFLLRKIIHVDMDAFYASVEQYDDPTLRGKAIAVGGGHRGVVSAASYEARKFGVRSAMPSKTAKEKCPHLIFVPPRFARYKEISRKIREIFHEYTDLVEPLSLDEAYLDVTENKKGIESANQIAKEIRQKIFEETGLTASAGISINKFLAKVASDINKPNGQKTIHPEKIEKFLEELPVEKFYGVGKVTANKMFSLAIYKGKDLKNRSLEDLKRLFGKSGKYYYDVVRGIHHSEVKPNRIQKSVAVERTFFEDLFDEQQINEKLENLSQELHQRLQKHQILGRSLTLKIKYKDFSLFTRSFTKEEHFTSPEQYFATSKKLWELRPFDKAVRLLGLSLSHLNTEEKKQVSVQLKIPFEEFEN, from the coding sequence ATGGATTCTTCTTTTCTGCTTCGCAAAATAATTCATGTCGATATGGATGCATTCTATGCTTCTGTGGAGCAATATGACGACCCTACCCTTCGTGGAAAAGCCATTGCAGTTGGTGGTGGTCATCGTGGCGTTGTTTCAGCGGCGAGTTATGAAGCAAGAAAATTTGGTGTACGTTCTGCGATGCCCAGTAAAACAGCCAAAGAAAAATGTCCACATCTTATTTTTGTTCCGCCAAGATTTGCGAGATACAAAGAAATTTCAAGAAAAATCCGTGAAATTTTCCACGAATATACCGATTTGGTTGAACCGCTTTCTTTAGATGAAGCCTACCTCGATGTTACCGAAAATAAAAAAGGAATTGAATCTGCGAATCAGATTGCGAAAGAAATTCGTCAGAAGATATTTGAAGAAACCGGTTTAACCGCTTCAGCAGGAATTTCAATTAATAAATTTTTAGCAAAAGTTGCTTCAGATATTAATAAACCCAACGGACAAAAAACCATTCATCCTGAAAAAATAGAAAAATTTCTGGAAGAGCTGCCTGTTGAAAAATTTTATGGAGTCGGAAAAGTAACCGCCAATAAAATGTTCAGCCTGGCAATTTATAAAGGAAAAGATTTAAAAAACAGGTCGCTGGAAGATTTAAAGAGGCTTTTCGGAAAATCTGGGAAATATTACTATGATGTCGTTCGTGGAATTCATCATTCTGAGGTAAAACCCAACCGCATCCAAAAAAGTGTTGCCGTAGAACGCACGTTCTTCGAAGATCTTTTTGATGAGCAACAAATCAACGAAAAATTAGAAAATTTAAGTCAGGAACTTCATCAGCGTTTACAGAAACATCAAATTCTAGGAAGATCTTTAACATTGAAGATTAAATACAAAGATTTCTCACTGTTTACGCGAAGTTTTACAAAGGAAGAACATTTCACTTCTCCTGAACAGTATTTTGCAACTTCAAAAAAACTCTGGGAGCTTCGTCCTTTTGATAAAGCGGTACGATTATTGGGATTGTCATTATCTCACCTCAACACCGAAGAAAAAAAGCAGGTCTCAGTACAGCTTAAAATTCCGTTTGAGGAGTTTGAAAATTAA
- a CDS encoding TatD family hydrolase, whose translation MNTFIDIGINLTNKQFYNEQEEIINRALDNGVEQMILTGTSVRGSKESAEIAEDYPEILFSTAGIHPHDAKSFNSESINELRKLLKQDHVVSVGECGLDFDRDFSPRPIQEKCYRAQLELSIEINKPLFLHERAAFKRFNEITDEYLSKLPKAVIHCFTGTLDEAKTYLDKGFYLGFTGAISDTNRFKHLEEVIKYVPIDRMMIETDAPFMLPKNMARMQNRRNEPSFLPYVAQTIAHFKKISISEVADETTEVARNFFRI comes from the coding sequence ATGAACACATTTATCGATATTGGCATCAATCTGACCAATAAACAATTTTACAATGAGCAAGAAGAAATTATCAACCGAGCTCTCGACAATGGCGTTGAACAAATGATACTTACCGGAACAAGCGTTCGCGGAAGCAAAGAATCGGCGGAAATTGCCGAAGATTATCCTGAAATTTTATTTTCTACAGCAGGAATTCACCCTCATGATGCAAAATCTTTCAACAGTGAAAGTATTAATGAATTAAGAAAACTTTTAAAGCAAGACCATGTAGTTTCAGTTGGAGAATGCGGACTGGATTTCGACAGAGATTTTTCACCAAGACCCATTCAGGAAAAATGCTATCGCGCTCAACTAGAGTTATCAATTGAAATTAATAAACCTCTTTTTCTTCATGAAAGAGCAGCTTTCAAAAGATTCAACGAAATCACAGACGAATATTTATCAAAACTTCCGAAAGCGGTTATTCACTGTTTTACGGGAACTTTAGATGAAGCGAAAACTTATCTGGATAAAGGATTTTATTTAGGATTCACCGGAGCAATAAGTGATACAAACAGATTTAAACATTTGGAAGAAGTCATCAAATACGTTCCAATCGACAGAATGATGATTGAAACCGATGCGCCTTTTATGCTTCCGAAAAATATGGCGAGAATGCAAAACCGCAGAAACGAACCTTCATTTTTGCCTTATGTTGCACAAACTATCGCGCATTTCAAAAAAATAAGCATCTCTGAAGTTGCCGATGAAACTACAGAAGTCGCCAGAAATTTTTTCAGAATATAA